One genomic window of Evansella cellulosilytica DSM 2522 includes the following:
- the moaA gene encoding GTP 3',8-cyclase MoaA, whose protein sequence is MSIKITDKLGRPLRDLRLSVTDRCNFRCRYCMPPEIFDKNFQFLPKNEVLTLEEMAYITKLFVKAASIKKVRITGGEPLMRQNVSHLIALIREIEAIEDIAMTTNGSLLPKYAKELKENGLDRVTISLDCLDDEKFRYINGRDISVNTVLEGIKAAKKAGLHVKINMVVKRGMNDKDILPMAHYFKETGIVLRFIEYMDVGNSNGWKLDHVVSKKEILSIINEELPLEEVEPHYDGEVATRYKYKDNENEIGIISSVTDTFCSTCSRIRLSAEGKLVTCLFSNSGHDIRDMLRSGASDNDLINRIVNIWNARDDKYSEERLYNTDKQKIKKIEMSHIGG, encoded by the coding sequence ATGAGTATAAAGATAACAGATAAATTAGGGAGACCACTTCGGGATTTACGATTATCAGTGACCGATCGCTGTAACTTTAGATGTAGATATTGTATGCCACCTGAAATATTTGATAAAAATTTTCAATTCCTACCAAAAAATGAAGTGTTGACGCTTGAGGAAATGGCATATATAACGAAGCTATTTGTAAAGGCTGCTAGTATTAAAAAGGTGAGAATTACTGGTGGTGAGCCATTAATGAGACAAAATGTTTCTCATCTAATAGCGTTAATACGTGAAATAGAAGCGATTGAGGATATTGCAATGACGACCAACGGTTCATTACTTCCAAAATATGCCAAGGAGTTGAAGGAAAACGGCCTTGATAGAGTTACAATAAGCCTTGACTGTTTAGACGATGAAAAATTCCGCTATATAAATGGACGTGACATAAGTGTAAACACAGTATTAGAAGGGATCAAAGCTGCAAAAAAGGCTGGTTTACATGTTAAAATCAATATGGTTGTTAAACGTGGAATGAATGATAAGGATATATTACCAATGGCACATTATTTTAAAGAGACTGGAATTGTTCTCCGCTTTATTGAATATATGGATGTCGGAAATTCTAACGGGTGGAAGTTAGATCACGTTGTGAGTAAAAAAGAAATTCTGTCTATTATCAATGAGGAATTACCACTTGAGGAAGTAGAGCCTCATTATGATGGTGAAGTGGCGACACGTTATAAATATAAAGATAATGAAAATGAGATAGGGATAATATCTTCTGTAACAGATACATTTTGTTCTACCTGTTCACGAATTCGATTATCAGCCGAAGGGAAGCTAGTAACTTGTTTATTTTCTAATTCTGGTCATGATATTCGAGATATGTTACGAAGTGGGGCCTCTGACAATGATTTAATAAATAGAATTGTAAATATTTGGAATGCGCGCGATGACAAATATTCAGAAGAAAGGCTGTACAATACAGATAAGCAAAAGATAAAAAAAATCGAGATGTCACATATAGGTGGTTAA
- the parC gene encoding DNA topoisomerase IV subunit A — translation MQEKERYLDLPLEDVIGDRFGRYSKYIIQDRALPDARDGLKPVQRRILYAMYTDRNTSDKPFRKAAKTVGNVIGNYHPHGDSSVYDAMIRQSQDWKMRHLLVQMHGNNGSIDGDPPAAMRYTEARLSAISAELLKDIEKDTVDFMLNFDDSLEEPVVLPSRFPNLLVNGSTGISSGYATDIPPHHLGEVIDAAIHHMEHPDSTVDDLMKHIKGPDFPTGGTIQGVDGLKKAYETGKGKIVLRGKAEIEDVRGGKQQIVITEIPYEVNKANLVKRMDELRIDKKVDGIAEVRDDTDRTGLRIVVELKKEADSKGILHYLYKNTDLQVSYNFNMVAIFNKTPKLLGLKHMLEAYINHQKEVVTRRTKFDLNKAKERAHIVEGLIKAISILDEVIQTIRASKDKKDAKDRLQDMYQFTEPQAEAIVTLQLYRLTNTDVTTLEEEASELKKLIEKLEAILSSEKNLINEIKRELKEIKKKYAEARRTVIEQEIEDLKINLEVVIPSEDVRVTVTKEGYVKRSSLRSYAASNGEPPGMKETDRLLYSLEINTTDTLLLFTRKGSFLFLPVHQLPEIRWKDSGQHVANLVAMDNDDDILTAIPVKEFNDSEYVLFATKLGMVKKTVLSEYKAQRNSKALMAVKLKKDDEVISVTLSDGTHDIFFATHTGYGLWFTEEEVSATGQRTAGVKAINLKKDDFVVSCMSFKEESPPDLFLVTQRAAYKKMKLNVFEKTSRAKRGLVMLKELKRYPHRVASLLPITKYGSIFVQTKNGNTDTIEVASIRSNDRYTNGSFLFDTGDTGEVIDVWFEEGDAPNTDLDDEGSSRNAINNADDDQTQLF, via the coding sequence TTGCAGGAGAAAGAACGCTATTTAGACCTGCCTCTGGAGGATGTCATCGGAGATAGGTTTGGTCGATACAGTAAATATATTATTCAAGATAGGGCTTTACCAGACGCGAGGGATGGTTTAAAGCCAGTTCAACGCCGTATTTTATATGCGATGTATACCGATCGAAATACCTCGGATAAGCCATTCCGAAAGGCAGCCAAAACTGTTGGTAATGTTATCGGTAACTACCATCCTCATGGAGATTCATCTGTTTATGATGCGATGATAAGACAAAGCCAAGATTGGAAAATGAGACACCTTCTCGTGCAAATGCACGGGAATAATGGTTCGATTGATGGAGACCCACCTGCTGCAATGCGTTATACAGAAGCAAGGCTTTCCGCTATTTCCGCTGAATTATTAAAAGACATAGAAAAAGATACTGTTGATTTCATGTTAAACTTTGATGATTCACTTGAAGAGCCAGTTGTACTTCCATCCCGTTTTCCCAATTTACTTGTAAATGGCTCAACTGGTATTTCTAGTGGTTATGCGACTGATATACCGCCACATCACTTAGGTGAAGTAATTGATGCGGCGATACACCATATGGAGCATCCTGACTCTACTGTCGATGACCTTATGAAGCATATTAAAGGACCTGACTTTCCAACTGGAGGAACTATACAGGGCGTTGATGGGCTTAAAAAAGCTTATGAAACTGGAAAAGGCAAAATTGTTTTAAGAGGAAAAGCAGAGATTGAAGATGTACGTGGCGGGAAACAGCAAATAGTGATTACAGAAATTCCTTATGAGGTGAATAAAGCTAACTTAGTGAAGCGTATGGACGAGCTTCGTATCGATAAAAAAGTCGACGGTATTGCTGAAGTTCGTGATGATACAGACCGTACGGGACTTCGTATTGTCGTGGAATTAAAGAAAGAGGCTGATTCAAAAGGAATTCTACATTATTTATACAAAAATACCGATTTACAAGTTTCGTATAATTTCAATATGGTCGCTATCTTTAATAAAACACCGAAGCTTCTTGGCTTAAAGCATATGCTTGAAGCATATATTAACCATCAAAAAGAAGTAGTGACGAGACGTACAAAATTTGATTTAAATAAAGCGAAAGAAAGAGCTCATATTGTTGAAGGCTTAATAAAAGCGATATCTATTTTGGATGAAGTTATCCAAACAATTAGAGCATCTAAAGATAAAAAAGATGCAAAAGACCGTCTTCAAGACATGTATCAATTTACAGAGCCACAAGCTGAAGCAATTGTAACATTACAGCTATACAGATTAACAAATACTGATGTTACTACACTCGAGGAGGAAGCGAGTGAGCTAAAAAAACTTATTGAAAAGCTTGAGGCAATTTTATCATCAGAGAAAAATTTGATTAATGAAATTAAACGAGAACTAAAAGAAATTAAAAAGAAATATGCAGAAGCTCGAAGAACTGTTATTGAGCAAGAAATAGAAGATTTAAAAATAAATCTAGAAGTTGTTATTCCTTCAGAAGATGTGAGAGTAACGGTTACGAAGGAAGGATATGTAAAGCGTTCTAGCCTTCGATCGTATGCAGCCTCTAACGGGGAGCCACCAGGAATGAAGGAGACGGATCGATTATTGTACTCCTTGGAAATAAATACGACAGACACTTTATTATTGTTTACTAGAAAAGGATCATTTTTATTTTTACCAGTACACCAGCTTCCTGAAATTAGATGGAAGGATAGTGGCCAACACGTAGCAAATTTAGTAGCAATGGATAATGATGATGATATATTAACAGCTATTCCTGTAAAGGAATTTAATGACAGTGAGTATGTCCTATTTGCTACAAAGCTAGGAATGGTGAAAAAAACCGTATTGTCTGAGTATAAGGCTCAGCGAAATTCTAAAGCGTTAATGGCAGTAAAGCTTAAAAAAGATGATGAAGTTATATCTGTAACTTTATCTGATGGTACACACGATATTTTCTTTGCTACACATACAGGCTACGGACTATGGTTTACTGAGGAAGAAGTTAGTGCTACAGGGCAAAGAACTGCTGGTGTTAAAGCGATAAACTTAAAAAAGGATGACTTTGTAGTTAGTTGTATGAGTTTTAAAGAAGAAAGTCCTCCTGATTTATTTTTAGTTACACAAAGAGCAGCTTATAAAAAGATGAAGCTAAACGTATTTGAAAAAACATCTAGAGCAAAGCGCGGATTAGTGATGCTAAAGGAACTAAAACGTTATCCTCATAGAGTGGCTTCATTATTACCTATTACAAAGTATGGAAGCATTTTCGTTCAGACTAAGAACGGAAATACGGATACTATTGAAGTAGCATCTATTAGATCTAATGACCGATATACAAATGGATCGTTCTTATTTGATACTGGAGATACTGGTGAAGTAATTGATGTTTGGTTTGAAGAAGGAGATGCTCCGAATACCGATCTTGACGATGAAGGCTCTTCTCGAAATGCGATAAATAATGCAGATGATGATCAAACACAGTTATTTTAG
- the parE gene encoding DNA topoisomerase IV subunit B, translated as MKQPYEYNDDSIQVLEGLEAVRKRPGMYIGSTDHRGLHHLVFEIVDNSVDEALAGYGDEITVTIHKDESISVKDNGRGYPTGMHSTGKPTPEVILTVLHAGGKFGQGGYKTSGGLHGVGASVVNALSEWLEVTIHRDGKIYQQRFEDGGKPVTTLEVIGSTKKTGTTVHFKPDPSIFSTTTYQYDTLAERLREAAFLLKGLKIELVDARPNKDNDKEVFQYDTGLEAFVEYLNEEKEVLHPVVSFQGTQDDIEVDFAFQYNDAFTENMLSFVNNVRTKDGGTHELGAKTAVTRIINEHGRKLQLLKERDKNLDGNDIREGFTAIVSVRVPEDKLQFEGQTKGKLGTPVARSAVDSIVSEKLSFFLEENPDLSNRLIKKAVKAAQAREAARKAREDARSGKKNKRKDAMLSGKLTPAQSKNPKRNELYLVEGDSAGGSAKQGRDRKFQAVLPLRGKVINTEKAKLADIMKNEEIRTIIYAIGGDVGADFQLEDINYDKVIIMTDADTDGAHIQVLLLTFFYRYMRPLVEAGRVYIALPPLYKVSKGSGKKEKIEYAWDEDGLQEAIQKIGKGYTIQRYKGLGEMDATQLWETTMDPETRTLVRVKIDDITRAERRVATLMGDKVEPRRKWIERNVQFGLNEETNILENENLLVTEEE; from the coding sequence ATGAAGCAGCCATATGAATACAATGATGATTCAATACAAGTATTAGAAGGATTAGAAGCAGTAAGAAAACGTCCTGGTATGTATATAGGAAGTACAGATCATCGTGGATTACATCATCTTGTTTTTGAAATTGTAGATAATTCAGTCGACGAAGCACTTGCTGGTTATGGTGATGAAATCACTGTTACAATACATAAAGACGAAAGTATAAGTGTAAAAGATAATGGTCGTGGGTATCCAACTGGCATGCATAGTACGGGTAAACCTACTCCAGAAGTTATTTTAACCGTTTTGCACGCTGGAGGTAAATTTGGTCAAGGCGGATATAAAACGAGTGGTGGATTACATGGTGTAGGGGCATCAGTCGTAAATGCTTTGTCTGAATGGTTAGAAGTAACTATCCATCGTGACGGTAAAATTTATCAACAACGTTTTGAAGATGGAGGCAAGCCAGTAACGACTCTTGAAGTTATCGGATCTACTAAGAAAACCGGTACAACAGTTCACTTTAAGCCCGACCCATCCATTTTTAGTACAACAACATATCAATACGATACGTTAGCTGAACGATTAAGAGAAGCCGCATTTTTATTAAAAGGGTTAAAAATTGAGCTCGTTGATGCAAGACCTAATAAAGATAACGATAAGGAAGTATTCCAATACGATACTGGTCTCGAGGCTTTCGTTGAATATTTAAATGAAGAAAAGGAAGTATTACATCCGGTCGTGTCCTTTCAAGGAACTCAGGATGATATCGAAGTTGATTTCGCTTTTCAGTATAACGATGCCTTTACAGAAAACATGCTATCCTTCGTTAACAACGTGAGAACAAAAGATGGTGGTACACATGAACTCGGTGCTAAAACAGCTGTTACACGAATCATTAATGAACATGGACGTAAACTTCAGCTATTAAAGGAGCGAGATAAGAATTTAGACGGAAACGATATTCGAGAAGGTTTTACAGCAATTGTTTCTGTTAGAGTACCAGAGGATAAGCTCCAATTTGAAGGACAGACAAAAGGGAAGCTAGGAACACCAGTGGCCCGTTCTGCCGTAGATAGCATCGTTTCAGAAAAGCTCAGCTTTTTTCTAGAAGAAAATCCTGATTTAAGCAACCGTTTAATCAAAAAGGCGGTTAAAGCAGCACAAGCACGAGAAGCTGCAAGGAAAGCACGAGAAGATGCAAGAAGTGGGAAAAAAAATAAACGTAAAGATGCCATGTTAAGCGGGAAATTAACACCGGCTCAATCGAAAAATCCAAAGCGGAATGAATTGTATTTAGTTGAGGGTGATTCGGCGGGTGGTTCTGCTAAACAAGGAAGAGACCGAAAATTCCAAGCAGTGCTTCCTCTTCGTGGTAAAGTAATTAATACAGAGAAAGCTAAGCTTGCTGACATCATGAAAAATGAAGAAATACGTACAATTATTTACGCTATTGGTGGCGATGTCGGTGCTGATTTTCAGCTTGAAGATATCAACTACGATAAAGTTATTATCATGACCGATGCAGATACAGACGGTGCACATATCCAAGTACTTTTATTAACATTCTTTTATCGTTATATGCGACCGCTCGTAGAAGCTGGCCGAGTGTATATCGCTTTACCGCCTCTATACAAGGTGAGTAAGGGGTCTGGAAAAAAAGAAAAAATAGAATATGCTTGGGATGAAGATGGTTTACAAGAAGCGATTCAAAAAATTGGTAAAGGTTATACAATTCAACGATATAAAGGACTCGGTGAGATGGATGCTACCCAGCTTTGGGAAACTACGATGGATCCAGAAACTCGTACACTTGTTAGAGTGAAGATAGATGATATAACCCGTGCAGAACGTCGTGTTGCTACGCTAATGGGAGATAAAGTAGAGCCACGCCGTAAATGGATAGAAAGAAACGTACAATTTGGACTAAACGAAGAAACAAATATACTAGAAAACGAAAATTTGTTAGTTACAGAGGAGGAGTAA
- a CDS encoding CoA-binding protein, protein MKNPSREEIKTILDEATTIAVVGLSDNEMRTSHQIAFALLQSGYDIIPVNPTIKEVFGIKALNFLKELDRPVDIINVFRREEFLPEIAEEASHVDAKVFWCQQGLVSEEAYKIAQNAGMKVIMDRCIKVEHALTR, encoded by the coding sequence ATGAAAAACCCAAGTCGAGAGGAAATTAAAACAATACTTGATGAAGCAACAACGATTGCAGTAGTAGGATTATCTGACAATGAAATGCGGACATCACATCAAATTGCTTTTGCGTTGTTACAATCAGGGTATGACATTATCCCAGTTAACCCAACAATTAAAGAAGTTTTTGGTATAAAAGCACTTAATTTTTTAAAGGAATTAGATAGGCCAGTTGATATTATCAATGTTTTTAGGAGAGAAGAGTTCCTTCCTGAAATTGCAGAGGAAGCTTCACATGTCGATGCTAAAGTATTTTGGTGTCAACAAGGTTTAGTGAGTGAGGAAGCTTATAAAATAGCTCAAAATGCAGGGATGAAGGTAATCATGGATCGGTGTATAAAAGTTGAACACGCTTTGACACGTTAG
- a CDS encoding GerAB/ArcD/ProY family transporter yields MDIKNKYNKLGSVELFVFTYCSTVTIGFIFLPYISNEEIRSAWLKVIVAVFPFLLFIYLFKKVTVKHDTTDIFGLFKKLSPSWIFYIVIAYFFISSVYSIFFGTKSLIIIVQTYLMQDTLQWKIGISFLFVVALSVFYGIHSISRMLVVIFFHEIILLMSLFLFLFSDDFRWINVPPTFGVDAWTFMKSSLSDLTRYGGIVALLAYVPYVNKDVKIFRPITFSLIMVMITYALICIVTLGVFGFEQALTLLSPVTALMQTTTSPTGLFERLDLFFLTVWVMSFFKIGMIYLWFSSKLLVKIIPVKPKWEWIHISIISIAVMVLVVLTPSITNLDWRPYNMNMLIYSLTLPIMLFLYLLMRRKKNSQGNEQNG; encoded by the coding sequence ATGGATATTAAAAATAAATATAACAAGCTAGGGAGTGTAGAGCTATTTGTTTTCACTTACTGCTCAACGGTGACAATTGGCTTTATATTTCTTCCTTATATATCAAATGAAGAAATAAGAAGTGCTTGGTTAAAAGTCATTGTTGCCGTTTTTCCATTTTTATTATTTATATATTTATTTAAGAAAGTAACAGTTAAGCATGACACTACTGATATTTTCGGTTTATTTAAGAAATTGTCACCATCCTGGATTTTTTACATCGTCATAGCTTATTTCTTTATTAGCAGTGTTTATAGTATTTTTTTTGGTACAAAAAGCTTAATTATTATCGTCCAAACGTATTTAATGCAAGATACACTTCAATGGAAAATTGGTATTTCTTTTTTATTTGTAGTAGCATTATCCGTATTCTATGGCATTCATTCGATATCAAGAATGCTTGTTGTTATTTTCTTTCATGAAATCATTTTGTTGATGAGTCTTTTTTTATTTTTATTCTCTGATGACTTTCGTTGGATAAACGTCCCACCAACATTCGGAGTTGATGCATGGACATTCATGAAAAGTAGTTTGTCGGATTTGACTCGCTATGGTGGTATTGTTGCTCTACTAGCGTATGTGCCTTATGTGAATAAAGACGTGAAGATCTTTCGACCCATTACATTTAGCTTAATTATGGTAATGATCACATACGCCCTCATCTGTATCGTTACTCTAGGTGTGTTTGGTTTTGAACAGGCACTCACATTGCTCTCACCTGTTACAGCACTGATGCAAACGACAACTTCGCCGACAGGATTATTTGAACGGCTAGACTTATTTTTCTTAACCGTCTGGGTGATGTCTTTTTTCAAAATTGGTATGATTTACTTATGGTTTTCAAGTAAATTGCTAGTCAAGATCATTCCAGTTAAACCAAAATGGGAATGGATACACATTTCTATCATTTCGATTGCAGTAATGGTGTTAGTTGTTTTAACACCAAGTATTACCAATTTAGATTGGCGCCCATATAACATGAACATGCTTATATATAGTTTAACGTTACCAATCATGCTATTTCTGTACTTACTTATGCGTAGGAAAAAAAATAGTCAAGGGAATGAGCAAAATGGGTAA
- a CDS encoding carboxypeptidase M32, which yields MSKDVEQQFRELIKKISNYNEAIGVLAWDLRTGAPKKGVDQRSEVLGTLSSEVFRLSTSQEMKQYIKELRAETVWGSLDDVTQGAVLECEKDLLKLEKIPEKEYSEYVILTAKAESIWAEAKDAADFTLFQPYLEKIVEFNRKYVEWVGYETNKYNTLLDDYEPGLTVDIIDDVFGQLKDEIVPLLKEVTSSSYQPKTDFLFEHFPKENQEKLSIDILKSMQYDFEAGRLDTTVHPFAIGLNPGDVRVTTKYDEKDFRTAVFGTIHEGGHALYEQNIDKKYVGTPLCTGTSMGIHESQSLFWENFVGRNKAFWEKHYDKLKSFSSGQFDRVTLEEFYDGINVAGPSFIRIEADEMTYSLHIILRYELEKALINGELEVKDLPKAWNDKMEELLGIRPSNDAEGVLQDVHWSGGSFGYFPSYALGYVYAAQLKSAMDKDIPHFEQLLSEGNLTPIKEWLTEKVHKHGKSKKPLQILKDVTSEGVNAKHLIQYLKTKYHSVYKL from the coding sequence ATGAGTAAAGATGTAGAACAACAATTCCGCGAACTAATAAAAAAGATCTCAAACTATAATGAGGCAATTGGCGTTTTAGCATGGGATTTAAGAACGGGAGCACCAAAAAAAGGCGTCGACCAACGTTCAGAGGTACTTGGTACACTTTCTTCAGAAGTATTCCGGTTAAGTACATCTCAGGAAATGAAGCAATACATTAAAGAGTTAAGAGCAGAAACGGTTTGGGGTAGCTTAGACGATGTGACACAAGGTGCTGTGCTGGAATGTGAAAAGGACTTATTGAAGCTAGAAAAAATTCCAGAAAAGGAATATAGCGAGTATGTCATTTTAACTGCAAAAGCTGAATCGATATGGGCTGAAGCGAAGGATGCAGCAGACTTCACTTTATTTCAACCATATTTAGAAAAAATTGTGGAATTTAACCGTAAGTACGTAGAATGGGTAGGTTATGAAACGAACAAATATAATACTTTATTAGATGATTACGAACCAGGTTTAACTGTTGATATTATAGATGATGTTTTTGGTCAGCTTAAAGATGAAATTGTGCCCCTTTTAAAAGAAGTGACATCCTCTTCATACCAACCAAAAACCGATTTTTTATTTGAACATTTTCCAAAAGAAAATCAGGAGAAGCTAAGTATAGATATATTAAAAAGTATGCAATATGACTTTGAAGCAGGACGTTTAGATACTACTGTACACCCATTTGCAATAGGCTTAAATCCTGGTGACGTACGTGTAACAACTAAGTATGACGAAAAAGATTTCAGAACAGCAGTTTTTGGGACAATACACGAAGGTGGCCATGCACTTTATGAGCAAAATATTGATAAAAAGTATGTCGGAACACCTCTTTGTACTGGAACGTCGATGGGAATTCATGAATCACAATCACTTTTCTGGGAAAATTTTGTAGGAAGAAATAAAGCCTTCTGGGAAAAACATTACGATAAACTAAAAAGCTTTTCTTCAGGCCAATTTGATCGCGTCACACTTGAGGAGTTTTATGATGGTATTAACGTAGCTGGACCTTCTTTCATAAGAATTGAAGCAGATGAAATGACTTACTCTTTACATATCATCTTACGCTATGAGTTAGAAAAAGCACTAATTAATGGGGAATTAGAAGTAAAAGACTTACCGAAAGCATGGAATGATAAGATGGAAGAGCTTTTAGGGATACGTCCGTCAAACGATGCTGAAGGTGTACTTCAAGACGTACATTGGTCAGGCGGCTCTTTCGGCTATTTTCCATCATATGCATTAGGATATGTGTATGCAGCACAATTAAAGTCAGCGATGGACAAAGATATTCCTCATTTCGAGCAACTATTAAGTGAAGGGAACTTGACTCCGATCAAAGAATGGCTCACAGAAAAAGTACACAAACACGGTAAAAGTAAAAAACCTTTGCAAATATTAAAAGACGTGACAAGTGAAGGTGTAAATGCAAAGCATTTAATACAGTACTTAAAAACAAAATATCATTCGGTATATAAACTATAA
- a CDS encoding HesB/YadR/YfhF family protein, translating to MDIYITDKAVNFYKNEMKLEDGAYVTLFVRVGGIGSGGFSVGMKRGKPDLDFETLLFNNVYFCIHTDERWYFDGMKIDYDDDFDEMIFTNEKIDNVTNPK from the coding sequence ATGGATATTTACATAACCGATAAAGCAGTTAACTTTTATAAAAATGAGATGAAACTTGAAGATGGTGCTTATGTGACATTATTCGTACGTGTTGGTGGGATTGGTTCAGGAGGTTTTTCTGTTGGTATGAAACGAGGTAAACCTGATCTTGATTTCGAAACGCTACTATTTAATAATGTTTACTTTTGTATACATACTGATGAAAGGTGGTATTTTGATGGAATGAAAATTGACTATGATGATGATTTTGATGAAATGATCTTTACTAATGAAAAAATTGATAATGTTACAAATCCTAAATAG
- a CDS encoding spore germination protein produces the protein MFNMLFKKKQQQPIKNLSFDHYISSYVNKDAALPVSSIVVKQQFNEIFKDSVDFSERDFQLETGRSVYICYIAGLINNDQLEETVIKPLLMNAQNLSNVHDLGNVFTVTKYKTATSWKEAIDNILEGCIVLHIDQQEPIIIYLPHKNERSPQDPTTEYQVYGAKLGFVESSRKNIGIVRQFIKDPRLRCKEYQLGQVSGTHVSVMYFDGYCQPEVIQHLDSLLSSYNNEHLLGTGQLTKYISKHPYSLFPQTQKTERPDLVAFSLVQGKAIIFMDNSTFAIISPVTLMDMIETSEDRAFFVPWNLFFIRILRLISLFIGTILPALYVSLVAFQPELIPTNLTISVAQARINIPLPATAEAYLMMFALDVLVEASIRLPSFVGQTIGIVGGLVIGQAAVEAGLVSNTMVIVIAFTAIATFTLPSWEFVNSWRITRYLLVTAAAFLGLYGLVLAVGFLLVHLCKLDSMNKPFMYPFAPFDAKGIAHFFMPKR, from the coding sequence ATGTTTAATATGCTCTTTAAGAAAAAGCAACAACAACCTATTAAAAACCTTTCTTTTGATCACTATATATCCTCCTATGTCAATAAGGATGCAGCTTTACCAGTTTCATCGATTGTTGTTAAACAACAGTTTAACGAAATATTTAAGGATAGCGTTGATTTTTCAGAGAGAGATTTTCAATTAGAAACAGGTAGATCTGTCTATATATGTTATATTGCAGGACTTATTAATAACGATCAATTAGAAGAAACAGTGATTAAACCGTTATTAATGAATGCGCAAAATTTATCTAACGTTCATGATCTCGGTAACGTATTTACTGTAACGAAATATAAAACTGCAACGAGCTGGAAAGAAGCGATCGACAATATATTAGAAGGTTGCATTGTTCTTCATATTGATCAGCAAGAGCCAATCATTATTTATTTGCCACATAAAAATGAAAGAAGTCCACAAGATCCAACAACAGAATATCAAGTGTACGGAGCTAAATTAGGGTTTGTAGAAAGTAGCCGAAAAAATATAGGGATCGTTAGACAATTTATTAAAGATCCACGTTTACGTTGCAAAGAATATCAGCTCGGTCAAGTGAGTGGTACACATGTATCGGTTATGTATTTTGATGGATATTGTCAGCCTGAAGTTATTCAGCATTTAGATTCTCTATTAAGTAGTTATAATAATGAACATCTTCTAGGAACAGGACAATTAACAAAATATATATCGAAGCATCCGTATTCACTTTTCCCGCAAACACAAAAAACAGAGAGGCCCGATTTAGTTGCTTTCTCTCTCGTACAAGGGAAAGCCATTATATTTATGGATAATTCAACATTTGCGATTATCTCACCAGTTACTTTGATGGATATGATTGAAACGAGTGAGGATCGAGCGTTTTTTGTACCTTGGAATTTATTTTTCATAAGAATTTTACGTCTCATTAGCTTGTTTATCGGGACTATTTTACCTGCATTATATGTATCGTTAGTTGCATTTCAACCAGAATTGATTCCTACGAACTTAACAATCAGTGTTGCACAAGCGAGAATTAACATTCCTTTACCGGCAACTGCTGAGGCTTATTTAATGATGTTTGCCCTCGATGTATTAGTAGAAGCTAGTATTCGATTACCGAGTTTCGTTGGACAAACAATTGGTATTGTAGGTGGTCTAGTTATCGGTCAAGCTGCCGTAGAGGCTGGGTTAGTGAGTAATACAATGGTTATTGTCATAGCATTTACGGCAATTGCAACATTTACTTTACCATCGTGGGAATTTGTTAACTCGTGGAGAATTACTCGTTACTTATTAGTAACAGCTGCAGCATTTTTAGGTCTTTATGGATTAGTGTTAGCAGTAGGATTTTTACTCGTTCATTTATGTAAACTAGATTCGATGAATAAACCATTTATGTATCCTTTTGCACCATTCGATGCTAAAGGCATTGCACACTTTTTTATGCCGAAAAGATAA
- a CDS encoding universal stress protein yields MFKNILLAADGSVHSKRAASKAIYLAQNVSGSKITLINVLDDLRNRKDILHETMEIEYDTSTSIQKEQTKEIEETIKEAGVSLEVKHVIGEPGPTIVEEANEGEYDIVIIGSRGLNPFQRMVLGSVSHKVSKRVKCPVLIIK; encoded by the coding sequence ATGTTTAAAAATATTTTGTTAGCTGCCGATGGTTCGGTACATTCTAAGCGGGCTGCTAGTAAAGCAATTTATTTAGCACAAAATGTAAGCGGTTCAAAAATAACACTTATTAATGTATTAGATGACTTACGCAATAGAAAAGATATATTACATGAGACGATGGAAATAGAATATGATACATCTACATCTATTCAGAAAGAGCAAACGAAAGAAATTGAAGAAACAATTAAGGAAGCTGGTGTATCACTCGAAGTAAAGCATGTTATAGGAGAGCCCGGACCTACAATTGTGGAAGAGGCGAATGAAGGGGAGTATGATATCGTTATTATAGGCAGCAGAGGACTAAATCCATTCCAGAGAATGGTTTTAGGAAGTGTTAGTCATAAAGTATCAAAAAGAGTAAAATGTCCCGTATTAATAATTAAGTAG